The following are encoded together in the Candidatus Margulisiibacteriota bacterium genome:
- a CDS encoding DNA-processing protein DprA produces MSIHRLAGVVGSRSLPVRFAPLVDQVVSLLLSRGFDVASGGAVGADQFALSALLGCGASSRGVIHSAWSSIAGFPSQVRADVVRFIAAGGRVVWGSASAGSPRSVAVSALLGRNRRLVSASSVIVAFLHGSSRGSLYTVRQAVSRGVPVIVFLCGSGAYIPFDLSAYCHIFNYASGI; encoded by the coding sequence ATGTCTATTCACCGTTTGGCAGGGGTTGTGGGGTCCCGTTCTCTTCCGGTTCGTTTTGCTCCGCTCGTTGATCAGGTTGTGTCTTTGCTTCTGTCTCGCGGGTTTGATGTGGCTTCGGGCGGCGCCGTGGGCGCTGATCAGTTTGCTTTGTCTGCTCTCCTTGGTTGCGGCGCTTCATCTCGCGGCGTTATTCATTCAGCCTGGTCTTCTATTGCGGGTTTCCCCTCCCAGGTCCGCGCTGATGTGGTTCGGTTCATTGCGGCCGGGGGTCGCGTGGTCTGGGGCTCTGCTTCTGCCGGTTCTCCCCGCTCTGTTGCCGTTTCTGCTCTTCTTGGCCGCAATAGGCGTTTGGTTTCCGCATCCTCTGTCATTGTTGCCTTTCTTCACGGGTCCTCGCGCGGCTCTCTTTACACAGTTCGTCAGGCTGTTTCCCGGGGCGTTCCTGTCATCGTCTTTCTTTGCGGCTCAGGTGCTTATATCCCATTTGATCTTTCCGCCTATTGCCACATCTTTAATTATGCTTCAGGAATTTAA
- a CDS encoding helix-turn-helix transcriptional regulator → MFGNRIRELRNKEDLTQREFAKKIGIDFTYLSKIENGKMDPPSEATIMKMAEVLKVNSDELLTLAKKFPKDLNDILHKNPRTIELLRAIQSKRITDDEIDKLFDRIKHEKR, encoded by the coding sequence ATGTTTGGCAATAGGATCAGAGAACTTAGGAATAAAGAAGATCTTACGCAAAGAGAATTTGCCAAGAAGATTGGGATCGATTTTACATACTTAAGCAAAATCGAGAACGGAAAAATGGATCCTCCTTCAGAAGCAACAATAATGAAGATGGCTGAGGTCTTGAAGGTGAATTCTGATGAATTATTGACTCTTGCAAAGAAATTTCCTAAAGATTTGAATGATATCTTGCATAAGAACCCGCGAACGATCGAACTTCTTCGTGCGATTCAGTCAAAAAGGATAACTGACGACGAAATCGATAAATTATTCGATAGGATTAAACACGAAAAACGATGA